In Nocardia sp. NBC_00403, one DNA window encodes the following:
- a CDS encoding MarR family winged helix-turn-helix transcriptional regulator, producing MTKWLDPVEQRAWRAIVALMTRLPGALDTQLQRESGITHFEFWVLTLLSEEPGHRLQMSDLAHKANASLSRLSHVVSKMERMGWAERSATTGRRGVQAVLTDTGYSKVVEAAPGYQDAVRRLVFDGLDPHQTAQLADLSEVLSTQLADALSHGDVSPPTEDRTEQPPTP from the coding sequence GTGACGAAGTGGCTCGATCCCGTCGAACAGCGAGCTTGGCGTGCGATCGTGGCGCTCATGACCCGCCTACCAGGCGCGTTGGACACCCAGCTGCAGCGCGAGTCCGGGATCACGCACTTCGAATTCTGGGTGCTCACCCTGCTGTCCGAAGAACCCGGCCACCGATTGCAGATGAGTGATCTGGCCCACAAGGCAAATGCATCGCTATCGCGACTGTCGCATGTCGTGTCGAAGATGGAGCGGATGGGCTGGGCCGAGCGGTCAGCGACCACCGGGCGACGCGGCGTGCAGGCCGTTCTCACAGACACCGGCTATTCGAAGGTGGTCGAGGCAGCTCCCGGCTATCAGGATGCCGTGCGCCGGCTGGTGTTCGATGGTCTCGATCCGCATCAGACAGCACAGCTGGCCGACCTCAGCGAAGTGCTGTCGACACAGCTGGCCGATGCATTGAGTCACGGTGACGTTTCGCCCCCCACCGAGGACCGAACCGAGCAGCCGCCGACGCCGTAG
- a CDS encoding TIGR02234 family membrane protein, whose product MSASDQNDEGTDAEAIAVDVAAPRRKYPIGAIVLLAIAAAALWGSSRLTWVTVSSTDGLTEPRTDHLNGGVWFGALTPLALVLLAAIAAVLATRGWLRRMVGVLIGLVAAVTAVPAFALLTESGAMAARAGTLAELPGRATVTEVVTAPFPAVVALLGALAAFTAGVLLARMPQEAAQLSGKYDNPVFRRAAATEQVTQRRAEDAAAGANSASGQLSERVLWDALDAGTDPTEEAGSPRDDQGKHAE is encoded by the coding sequence ATGAGTGCATCGGATCAGAACGACGAGGGGACCGATGCCGAGGCGATCGCGGTCGATGTGGCCGCGCCCCGGCGCAAGTACCCGATCGGCGCGATCGTGTTGTTGGCGATCGCCGCGGCCGCGCTCTGGGGTTCGTCGCGGCTGACTTGGGTGACGGTGTCGTCCACGGACGGGCTCACCGAGCCGCGCACCGACCATCTCAACGGTGGTGTCTGGTTCGGCGCGCTGACCCCGCTGGCGCTGGTGCTGCTCGCCGCGATCGCGGCAGTGCTCGCTACTCGTGGCTGGCTGCGCCGGATGGTCGGGGTGCTGATCGGCCTGGTCGCCGCGGTGACCGCCGTACCGGCCTTCGCCCTGCTGACCGAGTCCGGCGCGATGGCCGCCCGCGCCGGCACCCTGGCCGAACTACCCGGCCGGGCAACCGTCACCGAGGTGGTCACGGCGCCTTTCCCCGCGGTGGTCGCGCTGCTGGGTGCGCTGGCGGCTTTTACGGCCGGTGTACTGCTCGCCAGGATGCCCCAGGAGGCCGCGCAACTGTCCGGCAAATACGACAACCCGGTGTTCCGGCGGGCCGCCGCCACCGAACAGGTGACGCAGCGACGGGCGGAAGACGCTGCCGCCGGGGCGAATTCGGCCTCGGGACAGCTTTCCGAGCGCGTGCTGTGGGACGCGCTCGACGCGGGCACCGACCCGACCGAGGAGGCCGGTTCGCCGCGTGATGATCAGGGCAAACATGCCGAGTGA
- a CDS encoding anthranilate synthase component I translates to MPGASTPTTTTREQFHQLAAEHRVVPVIRKVLADSETPLSAYRKLAGDRAGTFLFESAENGRSWSRWSFIGAGSPSALTVVDGAAAWLGNIPVDAPSGGDPLVALRETLQLLETERLPGLPPLTGGMVGYLGYDAVRRIERLPSLALDDLELPEMVLLLATDLAAFDHHEGAITLIANAVNWNGTAERVDEAYDDAVARLDRMTHALAAPSESTVSVFDQPEPHYRRKRTSEEFGAGVRRLVKEIEAGEAFQVVLSQRFEMDYDGAPIDLYRMLRASNPSPYMYLMHIPDGAGGTAFSIVGSSPEALVTVKDGVATTHPIAGTRWRGATEEDDLLLEKGLLADEKENAEHLMLVDLGRNDLGRVCQPGTVRVTEYRQIERYSHVMHLVSTVHGRLAPGKIALDAVRACFPAGTLSGAPKVRAMELIEELEPTRRGVYGGVVGYLDFAGDADTAIAIRTALLKDGTAYVQAGAGVVADSDPDYEDVESRNKAMAVLKAVAAAKTVRAYGTEPGSENGSAG, encoded by the coding sequence ATGCCTGGCGCGTCCACTCCCACCACCACGACCCGCGAACAGTTCCACCAGCTCGCCGCGGAACATCGGGTGGTTCCGGTGATCCGAAAAGTGCTGGCGGACTCCGAAACTCCGCTGTCGGCCTATCGCAAGCTGGCCGGCGATCGGGCCGGCACCTTCCTGTTCGAATCCGCGGAGAACGGACGCTCCTGGTCGCGCTGGTCGTTCATCGGCGCGGGCAGTCCGTCGGCGCTGACCGTCGTCGACGGCGCGGCCGCCTGGCTCGGCAACATCCCTGTCGACGCGCCCTCGGGTGGCGATCCGCTGGTCGCGTTGCGCGAGACCCTGCAACTGCTGGAGACCGAGCGGCTCCCCGGCCTGCCGCCACTGACCGGGGGCATGGTCGGCTACCTCGGCTATGACGCGGTGCGCAGGATCGAACGGCTGCCCAGCCTCGCCCTCGACGATCTGGAACTGCCGGAGATGGTGCTGCTGCTCGCCACCGATCTGGCGGCATTCGACCACCACGAGGGCGCGATCACCCTCATCGCCAACGCGGTCAACTGGAACGGCACCGCCGAGCGGGTCGACGAGGCCTATGACGACGCGGTCGCCCGGCTGGATCGGATGACCCACGCGCTCGCCGCGCCGTCGGAGTCCACCGTGTCGGTCTTCGACCAGCCCGAGCCGCATTATCGGCGCAAACGCACCTCCGAGGAGTTCGGCGCCGGAGTGCGTCGTCTCGTCAAAGAGATCGAGGCGGGCGAGGCTTTCCAGGTGGTGCTGTCGCAGCGCTTCGAAATGGACTACGACGGCGCCCCGATCGATCTGTACCGCATGCTGCGCGCCTCGAACCCGAGTCCGTATATGTATCTGATGCACATCCCCGACGGCGCGGGCGGCACCGCGTTCTCCATCGTCGGTTCCAGCCCGGAAGCCCTGGTCACCGTGAAGGACGGTGTGGCGACGACACATCCGATCGCGGGTACCCGCTGGCGCGGCGCCACCGAAGAGGACGACCTGCTGCTGGAGAAGGGGCTGCTCGCCGACGAGAAGGAGAACGCCGAGCATCTGATGCTCGTCGATCTCGGCCGCAACGATCTCGGCCGGGTGTGTCAGCCGGGCACTGTGCGGGTCACCGAGTATCGGCAGATCGAGCGCTACAGCCACGTCATGCACCTGGTGTCGACCGTGCACGGCAGACTAGCGCCCGGCAAGATCGCGCTGGACGCGGTGCGCGCCTGTTTCCCGGCGGGCACGCTGTCGGGCGCGCCGAAGGTGCGCGCGATGGAACTCATCGAAGAACTGGAGCCGACCCGGCGCGGCGTGTACGGCGGTGTTGTCGGCTATCTGGATTTCGCGGGCGACGCCGATACCGCCATTGCCATTCGCACCGCGCTGCTCAAGGACGGCACCGCTTATGTCCAGGCGGGTGCGGGCGTGGTCGCGGACTCCGATCCCGACTATGAGGATGTCGAATCCCGGAACAAGGCGATGGCGGTGCTCAAGGCGGTCGCGGCCGCGAAGACGGTTCGGGCATACGGCACCGAGCCGGGAAGCGAGAACGGCAGCGCGGGATGA
- a CDS encoding peroxiredoxin: protein MKIGQLAPQFELPDQSGTPRSLDALLADGPVVLFFYPAANTPICTAEACHFRDLAAEFAAAGAAPVGISADNVDTQAGFATKQNLGYPLLSDVEGTVAAQFGVKRSLLGKLSPVKRHTFVIDPDRTVRKVITGEFRADVHADEALKFLRERVQ from the coding sequence ATGAAGATAGGCCAGCTCGCACCGCAGTTCGAGCTCCCAGATCAATCCGGCACACCACGTTCGCTCGACGCCTTGCTCGCGGACGGCCCCGTGGTGCTGTTCTTCTATCCCGCCGCCAATACTCCGATCTGCACGGCCGAGGCCTGCCACTTCCGCGATCTTGCCGCCGAATTCGCCGCGGCGGGCGCCGCGCCGGTAGGCATCAGTGCCGACAACGTCGACACCCAGGCCGGATTCGCGACCAAGCAGAATCTCGGCTATCCCCTGCTCTCGGATGTCGAGGGCACTGTCGCCGCGCAGTTCGGCGTCAAGCGCAGCCTGCTCGGCAAGCTCTCGCCGGTGAAGCGGCACACCTTCGTCATCGACCCTGATCGCACCGTCCGCAAGGTCATCACCGGTGAGTTTCGGGCCGATGTGCATGCCGACGAGGCGTTGAAGTTCCTACGCGAACGCGTCCAGTAA
- a CDS encoding permease, whose product MTSSEVRPDGQKSTLATWRTRILGGLAVIAVLVVAYFILAAFIPRWWAQRIAELVSGSFSKGIGWGLVYGGLFTAIPLFLMLLAALVWRRRAGKVIAGAAGGLAVIAAIPNLMTLSIVLGGNSAAHAGQRILDVDAPAFRGASLVGAIVALVVFLLVVFVVVRRGWRRKHPAEPVTSTPPSQSTAPVSPKLT is encoded by the coding sequence ATGACTTCGAGCGAGGTTCGGCCGGACGGGCAGAAATCCACGCTGGCCACGTGGCGCACGAGGATTCTCGGCGGCCTGGCGGTCATCGCCGTGCTGGTCGTCGCCTACTTCATCCTTGCCGCCTTCATCCCACGGTGGTGGGCCCAGCGCATCGCGGAGCTGGTGAGCGGCAGTTTCAGCAAGGGCATCGGCTGGGGTCTCGTCTATGGTGGATTGTTCACTGCCATACCGCTTTTCCTGATGTTGCTGGCAGCACTCGTGTGGCGTCGCCGCGCGGGCAAGGTGATCGCGGGCGCGGCAGGCGGGCTCGCGGTGATCGCCGCGATCCCGAATCTCATGACGCTGAGCATCGTGCTCGGCGGCAACAGCGCCGCCCACGCCGGGCAGCGAATTCTCGATGTCGATGCGCCCGCCTTCCGAGGCGCGTCATTGGTCGGCGCCATCGTCGCACTGGTCGTCTTCCTGCTCGTGGTGTTCGTCGTCGTCCGGCGCGGATGGCGGCGCAAGCATCCCGCTGAGCCGGTGACGTCGACTCCGCCGTCCCAGTCCACCGCGCCCGTGTCACCGAAGCTCACCTAG